Within the Mastacembelus armatus chromosome 23, fMasArm1.2, whole genome shotgun sequence genome, the region agagAACAGTACaacttcactccctgctcaactactgtgactactagacaacagcataacttcactccctgctctactactgtgactactagacaacagtacaacttccctccctgctcaactactgtgactactagacaacagtacaacttcactccctgctcaactactgtgactactagacaacagcataacttcactccctgctctactactgtgactactagacaacagtacaacttcactccctgctcaactactgtgactactagacaacagcataacttccctccctgctctactactgtgactactacaactactgtgactactagacaacagtacaacttcactccctgctcaactactgtgactactacaactactgtgactactagacaacagtacaacttcactccctgctcaactactgtgactactagacaacagcacaacttccctccctgctcaactactgtgactactacaactactgtgactactagacaacagcataacttccctccctgctctactactgtgactactacaactactgtgactactagacaacagtacaacttcactccctgctcaactactgtgactactacaactactgtgactactagacaacagtacaacttcactccctgctcaactactgtgactactagacaacagcataacttcactccctgctctactactgtgactactagacaacagtacaacttcactccctgctcaactactgtgactactagacaacagcataacttccctccctgctctactactgtgactactagacaacagcacaacttcactccctgctcaactactgtgactactacaactactgtgactactagacaacagtacaacttcactccctgctcaactactgtgactactacaactactgtgactactagacaacagtacaacttcactccctgctcaactactgtgactactagacaacagcacaacttccctccctgctcaactactgtgactactagacaacagcataacttcactccctgctcaactactgtgactactagacaacagcacaacttccctccctgctcaactactgtgactactagacaacagcataacttccctccctgctcaactactgtgactactagacaacagcataacttcactccctgctctactactgtgactactagacaacagcacaacttccctccctgctctactactgtgactactagacaacagtacaacttccctccctgctcaactactgtgactactagacaacagcataacttcactccctgctctactactgtgactactagacaacagtacaacttcactccctgctcaactactgtgactactacaactactgtgactactagacaacagtacaacttcactccctgctcaactactgtgactactagacaacagcaTAACTTCCCCCCCTgctcaactactgtgactactagacaacagtacaacttcactccctgctcaactactgtgactactagacaacagcaTAACTTCACTCCCGctctactactgtgactactagacaacagcataacttcactccctgctcaactactgtgactactagagAACAGCAtaacttcactccctgctcaactactgtgactactagacaacagtacaacttccctccctgctcaactactgtgactactagacaacagtacaacttcactccctgctcaactactgtgactactacaactactgtgactactagacaacagcataacttccctccctgctcaactactgtgactactagacaacagtacaacttcactccctgctcaactactgtgactactagacaacagcaTAACTTCCCCCCCgctcaactactgtgactactagacaacagcataacttcactccctgctctactactgtgactactagacaacagcataacttcactccctgctcaactactgtgactactagagAACAGCAtaacttcactccctgctcaactactgtgactactagacaacagcaTAACTTCCCTCCCgctcaactactgtgactactagagAACAGCAtaacttcactccctgctcaaCACTGACTACTACACCATGTCTCCTCTGTCTTACCTTCAGGGTTTTTTATCCCCGGCTTCCCAAAGCTGATGCGTTTCCAGGAGCACCACGACCGCATCCTCAAGAAGATGGTGCCCAAACTGAAGCAACACCTAGTGAGACACAAAACTACAATTAATAATGTTCCACGTGCTGAATAATGTACCCAGTACTTctaatgacagaaataaaaagatcTATGACTAATTCTGGGGCTGAATTTAAGTACAGTCATATTATTGTGGTACATGACtatttgacatgttttcagTTCATGTACAACACGAACAGGCATCtgaaacacatataaacacaacataTATACTGGAGTCGTACTGTCTGTACTGAATTAGTAGGATACAGTGGTATGCAAAGGTTTGGGCCTCCTACTCTGAGTTGTTGAGATGAACTGATTCTAAAATAGAGTTGAAGATGAAGCCTTTTAACaaacatttgtgtattttgttccTATGATTTTTGagtgaaataaaagaaagttgtttttcatttgtttgagcTATGGGCTTGTTCTCAGTCACTATTGTTGAGACTAATTTCTAAGCTTTGTACACACACTGACTCCTCAAAGCACTGGCAACCTAAATAACTGATGGCCACAAAGCATTTTGAGGAAGCCATTTCCTCAGAAGACAAGAAAGAACTCGTAGGATTGTTAGAAATACAAATCAAAACCCATATGACTACTACAAACCCTCAGGGAGATTTAGCACTGTTCTATACCACCTGCACAATAAGACTGTCATCAAATTTACAAAGGCCCATCTGAACAAGCCTGGTGCATTATGGAAACAAGCCTAGTGAACTAAGGTTAAAATAGAACTGCCTGGACAAAGAGGTGCACAATTCAGGAAATGAACACATATACAACTGGGGGGTGGGGTCGGGGTCACTAAATATCAGCACATGCTGGAAGTAACCATCACACCACCTGTGtgaaagctgaagctgaaaagtGGACATCTACAACAGTCCAATGGTCCTAAACACAGCTGAAACCCACACTGCACTACTTCATGAGGCCTTTGCCCTCACTGTCCCTCGGCCTAAACATCATCAGAAACCTGGACACAGACCTCGAAGAGCAGCGCATGCAGCCAAGAATCACACAGCTAGAAGCCGTTTGTGAGGAAGAATGGGTGAAAATCAaacaagtaaaatgtttacaagCTGTGATATTTGACACATGGTTGTTACCATGCACGGTGCCCAAACCTTTGCATACCACTGTAGTTAGGACTGGCAGAATAAGAGGAAGACATTTCAGGTGACTGCTGTGGAAACACCACACACTAAGCTGGATGTGTCTTTAGGAATTACTCCACATAATCTTTGGCATCTCTTTAAACACACTACACTTGTTTAGAGTCAGCAGTCACTTCTCAATGCAGTCAActctgttttgctttgttttgctgctgtagGACAACCAAGAGGTGTTTACTAGTCTCTACACTATGAAGTGGTTCTTTCAGTGCTTCCTGGACAGAGTGAGTACAATAACAGCAACATAAAGTACGGAGGTAAAAATGTAACTGCTGGTGATATTCTACATCCTCCAAAGCCAACAACAAAATACTGTATCCTCCTGTTTGCTAAAACCTAAAGTGCCAACTGTTAAACCTTCTAAATTAGTGAGCTGTTTTAAAAGCCTAGGAGCCAACAGGGCTCTCTGGGCTGTTttgacaataacaaaaatatacagtgtgaGCCAAAGCAAAATATGAATCTACAAGAAGCCTACAGGGATCAAAGAGCAGTAACcttatgttctgtttgtgttcagactCCCTTCACCCTCACCCTCAGGATCTGGGACATCTACATTTTGGAGGGTGAAAGAGTGCTGCCCGCCATGTCCTACACTATCCTCAAACTGCACAAGAGTAAGACTGTCCGCATTATGCAATGGTACAAACCAACGTTCACCAGTCAAAGACTAAAAAAGtctgagcttgtgtgtgtgtggttatagAGCACCTGATGAAGCTGTCCATGgaggagctggtggagtttCTGCAGGTGACTTTGTCCAAAGATTTCTTCTTTGAGGACGACTATGTCGTCGAGCAGCTACAGGCGTCCATGTCGGAGCTCAGGAGGGCGAAGCTGGAGCTGCCTGCACCAGGTATTGCAAAGTCCACAGAGATGCACAGTAGAACAAgctgaaatacaaaaagaaatatttttggtACAGTGCTGCAAATGAAATACAGGCAGCTATAGACTGATGATAATAAACTGATGGAAGCTGTTCTCTTTGTACTGGTGGTTTACCACAAACGTCATCTGAACTATTAATACAATTTATTATACTCTATGTGCAACTGACTATAGACACATTAAAAACCTTCTAGTTGAAGTAATactatatatacaaatatacttTAGCAAGCAGTTTTCAGTCATATTATTTTAAACTGAACCATTCTGGGGTTTTCagtgttggtcagacaaaaataGCTCCTAAAGGTCATCACCTTCTCTGAAGTCAGTAATTAGCCAGGtaatcaacaaaacatgttAGCCATCAAATCAGTGAGACTATACCCAGTCACTGAGCGGACACTGGGAGAAATGGTCCTTCAGGTATTATGGTGTTTAGATAGTAAAGCACATGActaaacacacagcaacatagTGGCTATAAACTAAGCTGGCGTCCAGCTGTCCTTTAGCATCTAGTAGAATTAgctggcgtgtgtgtgtgtgtgatcttgcTCTGTCATCACTAATCTgccttctctccctcttctttcaAACAATGTTagccaacaacaacaaaagtgtGGCCGTGAGTGGGGGACAAATTCCCTCCTACAACAGTAACCGGTGGGCTATCCTGACTGGTCCTCCCTCTCCATgtctctgtccatctgtcccCTCAGTCCGTCCGTCCGTCTCGTCTGTCGTCTGTCTGTCCAACAGCACTCGGgtcgttttttttgtttttgtttttttttttacaaactggTCTTCCAACTGTTTTTATCCCCCACATATTTAAACACAGTTGAGCTGCATTGCTTCAGTGCTTGTTTGGAGTCCTGCAGTGGCTGGCTCCCCACCTGGCTTTGTATCTTGAGTTTTTCTCCCGTTACTCCCATCTCCCAGCTTCAAAATGGTCGCAATTGTATAACTTCACCTCTGTCCATAAAGGTCTTTCAGATGACATAATGTGCCCTCTGCTGGCCAACTAAAGGCACTGTCACATACTGTTTAAATCATCAGCTGATCTGTACAGTGACTATTGAAACCTACAGATGATTATTCTAATGAAGAGGGTAtgatttacttttaaaaaactatttgtTAAGACACTTGTCAGAAATATACTCTAACTTCATAAATGCTTAACATGACTTTACTCAATGGATCTACATTTGCCTTCAGCGATCTTTTTCAGGTTCGTGTGTCATCTTCTTTCCCTTTAGTCGTCATGCAGTTAGTCGTCTGTAGCAGCAGGAGCCACTTCTTTCTAAGACTTTTGACTTTAAAGCTGTAGCTGGAGAAGGAATCTGAACTTTCCTTTCTTCCAGAGCCCACACAACTACAACAGTAGCTGTCTGTTCATTTCCCTGCCTGCTGACAAGATAATGAGCCACTTTTCCAACACTGAAGGCTTTTGTTAAACGTCTTTTAACAACCATCTGCTACCACATTTGCTGGTGTGCAGGGAGGGGTTTCTATTCTAGACTGTTGTATCTGAATTGGCTGGACTGTGCTTTATGTTTGAGTAGTTCTGAACTTTGCTAGGTCTAGTTTGAGTTAAACCATGAGACCTCTTATCCTAACCACATTCACAGACCCTCAACTGAGTTAGCAGCTACAGCAACAAGACACCAGTATCTCAGTCGAGTATATTTCTGTCACAatgcagtacaaacacacaacctttGATGTTTTATAGTGATGTTGGTTTGTTCGACAGAGCTCACTCaagattttcaaacaaaaacaatcatctTTTATGATCTTATGGCTGTTAAAATCCAAAAACATCACTACtctattttctattattttattttcctcagaccTCTTACAGAGAGACCAGAAGCTTCTATAGGGCAGGATTATGCAGGGTTTAGACTAATGCTGTCAAAGGCTCCCTCTCTACACTGGAATCACTTGCTCCTTCcagctgtgtgaaataaaaacacctgcTAGGAGCCACCAATACAACACCTTTAACATGAACTGCATTTCATTCGCACATATCAACATCTctaccattttatttattaaaacatgaattaaaaaacATCTGAGTACATTCTTAATGGATCCATTTGTAAATGGGGCAGAGTAACTACCATCGTCCCTGTACTATAACAGAAAGTACATACAGGAACTGTGAGCAGGTTTACTTACCAGTATTGTGGACAGGACGGCCTCAGATGAAGACAGATtcctgaaaaaagaaattaatttaatttagtgcAGGATTTTGACCAACTGACATGTATTTGACAATATTTTTACTACTTTCCCCACATGAACCTACAACTCAGACCTCATAGGTTAGCTTTAACCCATTTAAAGAGAAATAAGGCTAATGTTTGTGGATTCACTGACAAGTTCACTTACTGACACCTACAACACTTGGTCTTTCTCCTGGCCTGACTGAGGTGGTTCCATTAAGGTCCAACACATCCATCCAGAACTATTTCTGTACGGCCTTTCAGGTTTAGGGatactgctgcagcagagatgaaTAAAAAGGAGTGGAAATCTTAACCTCAGAGACCACTCCAGCCAGctcaaaatgaacacaaacacaatttctgatgtttttgtctgaCCTTTGCCTGCGAAGATGTGATTATGTGTGTGAACTCTTTATTTTTACCTCTCTATGGCAGTGGTGTTGCATGAATCCATGTCCCTACTGTGACTCCTCATCACACTGGGTTCAACTGTCACTGTTTACGTTTGTTTACACTATTCTCATCTTACAGGTAAAGACGAAGAGTTTCCCAAGAAGCCTCTAGGGCAACTTCCTCCTGAGCTGGCAACAGCAGTGGTGAACCATGTGGCCAATGGTCAGAGCCATGCAGAGCCAGCAGAGCAGCCCAGAGACCCAAGTCCTGTACCCGTCCACCAGCAGAACAGTCGGCGCCCAAGTCAGTCACGCAGGAACTCACTGGAGAACCCATTTCGTCACCACAAGGCTGACAAGAAGGACGCTCGCTCCAGGAGATCAGAGGAGATCCCCACCGAGCAGCAAAAGCGGGCCACCTCTACTACACCTGAAAGGGGGGAAACACCACCCCCAGGTCGCACCCCCACACCACAGCTCACCAGTGTGGACAGTGGGAAGCCTCAGAGCTATGCCAACGCCAACCACAATTCCAACGCAGCCTCCAGCTTCATCGCTCCCCGTTGGAACAAACCCTCCGAGACTAAGCTGGAGGCAGTCAAAGCGGCAGCGGCCCTGGAGAACCAGTTGAACAGAGTGTCACCAGGGCCTTCCAGCCCCGACAACACTGCTCTAGGCCATCACAGGCCACGCTCCAAGGGCTTCATCCCTGGCTCCAACAGAGGCTCCAATGCCTCCCAGTATGACAATGTACCAGGGCTGCCAGAGCAGAATTTTGAGATCCTGGAACTTGAGAGACCTCCATCCAGAATGAGGACCCCTCGAAGTGAGACACCTTTCAGTGTATCATCCCTCCAGCAGAGCAGCCCCAGCCATGGCCTCAGCCTGGAAGGGAGCGTGGTCTCTGTTGCATCAGGGCCCAGGATAATAAAAcatccttttcctcctccatttAGCCACAACAGTCCAGCAAGTGTTCGTGCCAGACTCCCCGGCAGACAGCACTCCCCAGGCAGAACTACTACTGAGGTGCCCATTTTCCATCCCGCCTACAGCGTGAGCCTGGATCACAGAGAAGACAGACTCTATGCGCCACCCCCCCAGTTTCCCCCACCTTCAACTATGGCATATGGGGAACGAGCATATGCCACCACCCAGCGGCAGCCCCACAGCCTTTCCCCAGAGAAGGCCCTAATGAACAACTCCTTTGCTACCTACCGCCGACAACCACCACCCAGATCGGCCCAAAATTATCGAAGCGCCAAGCTTCCCCCAGAGGACTCCCTGCATTTGGAAACCCAGGGCAGATCCACTCCTGTCTATCTGCAACAGCTCACTTCCACCACACAGCTGTACGGTCCAATGGAGTACAGGTCTGATGGGTACCAGAGAGGTGAGGCAAACCTGCAGTACAGACCAGAAGGCAGGCCTTGGAGGACAGTAGATGGACTCCTGTGGGAACCAGAAAATGAGCTGCCCCCTCAGTCTCCAGGTGGCATGCCCCGGTCACCCAGCTTCCAGCGAGCCCAAATGTCTCCTCTTCAGGAGTTCACTTTTCCCACCAACACAGACAGCCAGCTTCACTACAGGACACAGTTCCAGGAGCAGCAGCCCATCATAAGGCAACAGCTCCCCCAGCTGTTTGGAGGACCACACTACAGACACGCACAGGAAGCATTTGCCATGCAAGAGTCCATGTTGCTGTGACTGGAAGAGAGAAATGGCGAACACTTAAAAAACTGAGGTGTAGTCACTGACACTGTCATAAAACCAGCAGTAGTCCTAGCTTATTTAGGACACTGgttgtgtttctcttctgttcttTGTGTGAAATACTGACCTTCTGACTGTCACACTGCAGTGTAACATTGCAGGACAAACCAGCCTCTGACCTTTTTACTTATCACTTtcaaagaaaaaaggaaaactgaagatttaattttatttttggatgtAAATCATTAACAAAAGGATGACAGAGTCTTTTAGAGTATAATATGTACAGTGGATTTTTTGTTAATATGCTAAGAGGTTATCAGCAGCAGGGGAATGTTCacctcagacagaaaaaaactcaatttattttccatgtttatttttttatatgttgcTTCCAGATATTTACAATAGAGAGCGATTTATTTTATATGCTTGTGAATGTTATTTTCCAAGATAAGAAATAATACTAGGCTACGTCCAATGCTAGAATTAGAGAGCAGCATTAAATGGTTCTGGAAGTTTTGATTTCCAAGCGCCCCTActttagtttttccttttcagttcaAGTTATAATTTTCCTGTCCTAAAAGGTCATGTGCAATGTATTTCTCTTTCACATGTGAAGTAGAGGACATTGGGTATTTACACATTCATTCAGCTGACAGTCAGGTCCacctagctaaaactaatgcagtctaagCTAACAGgcctgcaataaatcctctcGCATGAAGGTGATGATGCTCagttaaaaactattttatggAGGTGTTTATTCAACCATATGATCATTTTGGCAGCTGTGAGTCATGTTGTATAAACTACAGCTGCTAAAATGATTATCCAGGCGGATTAATTGCAAtactgttgtattagactgcatttgttttagcTGGGAGTACCTAATAAATTGAATGTATTTGAGACCTATGTAGTTTTAGATTAATATTCCAACCATAATTATAGACTCAAGGAAAATTGTGAGGGctaataacatatatatatatttttgtttgacagtcACAAGTCATCTGTTCGCTATGTAATCACAggaaacttgttttttatttctgtactgTAGTTGCCGCatattgaacacacacaaccacaggtGGATGTGAACTAGTTTCAGTACAACTTTGCTTTCCTTCCTTATTTTGTATTATTCAACAGTCATGaactgctgttgctgctggcaTACACAGTCACCtggcacacaacacacatgcacacactacgTCACACACGTGACTCACATTTCATCAGTCACATTCCTTATTATTCCTCACACACAAGTTTGATGCAGTTACTCTCAGACAGTACTGACATACTGTTCATTACATTCCTAAGttacctttgtttttgttaaacgaCTAATTGCAAACCATTCTGATACTTTGCTTAATAAAATGAGATGGGGTGAAAATAAAACCTTTGACTTTGTCTTTGAAGTTTTATACTGCAGACATGTACTATCATAGACTTATCACCACAGGATTTTATTCTGCTTGCCTTTATAATAATGAAACGCTGCCCCCTTGTGGGTGAGTGTGGCTTTGAAGAATCTCCTCTAAGTCAAGATAAGGGTTAAGGAGTTAAGATGCACTAACTGCATGAATGATAAAAAGGAAAGCCAGAAATACTTTCTATTCTGGGCCTCCAAACCTATAGTATTTCTAAGATTTAGTCttaaaaacagttaaattaCTTGATGTAataagttaaaataataaaggcCAAACATTCATCTTGTCAATCAAAGTATTTCCTAGTACTTCCTTATTCCATATTCACCATGTTATATTGGTAATTTAGGGTTTTGGACAATTGGTTGGACTAAAAAAAGAGATAGGAAACAATACAGTGTCTGAACTTTTACAGACCATGTGGTTAATGGAGAGCATGA harbors:
- the usp6nl gene encoding USP6 N-terminal-like protein isoform X2 codes for the protein MRTKALTRLENPQDFLKRASDTEQDAAVKLDQERAEIVAKYDKGKEATVEPWEDTNFHLYKVIDRFGFVHENELPSYDSVEQRQKHMEVERTSKWLKMLKSWDKYKNSEKLVRRIYKGIPLQLRGEVWCLLLDVPKIKEEKKDFYEKLKARARGLSPDIRQIDLDVNRTYRDHIMFMHRYDVKQQALFHVLTAYSMYNTEVGYCQGMSQITALLLIYMNEEDAFWALVRLLSGHKHAMHGFFIPGFPKLMRFQEHHDRILKKMVPKLKQHLDNQEVFTSLYTMKWFFQCFLDRTPFTLTLRIWDIYILEGERVLPAMSYTILKLHKKHLMKLSMEELVEFLQVTLSKDFFFEDDYVVEQLQASMSELRRAKLELPAPGKDEEFPKKPLGQLPPELATAVVNHVANGQSHAEPAEQPRDPSPVPVHQQNSRRPSQSRRNSLENPFRHHKADKKDARSRRSEEIPTEQQKRATSTTPERGETPPPGRTPTPQLTSVDSGKPQSYANANHNSNAASSFIAPRWNKPSETKLEAVKAAAALENQLNRVSPGPSSPDNTALGHHRPRSKGFIPGSNRGSNASQYDNVPGLPEQNFEILELERPPSRMRTPRSETPFSVSSLQQSSPSHGLSLEGSVVSVASGPRIIKHPFPPPFSHNSPASVRARLPGRQHSPGRTTTEVPIFHPAYSVSLDHREDRLYAPPPQFPPPSTMAYGERAYATTQRQPHSLSPEKALMNNSFATYRRQPPPRSAQNYRSAKLPPEDSLHLETQGRSTPVYLQQLTSTTQLYGPMEYRSDGYQRGEANLQYRPEGRPWRTVDGLLWEPENELPPQSPGGMPRSPSFQRAQMSPLQEFTFPTNTDSQLHYRTQFQEQQPIIRQQLPQLFGGPHYRHAQEAFAMQESMLL
- the usp6nl gene encoding USP6 N-terminal-like protein isoform X1, giving the protein MQVLQIVKELVSPSRRRAEARFGASDTEQDAAVKLDQERAEIVAKYDKGKEATVEPWEDTNFHLYKVIDRFGFVHENELPSYDSVEQRQKHMEVERTSKWLKMLKSWDKYKNSEKLVRRIYKGIPLQLRGEVWCLLLDVPKIKEEKKDFYEKLKARARGLSPDIRQIDLDVNRTYRDHIMFMHRYDVKQQALFHVLTAYSMYNTEVGYCQGMSQITALLLIYMNEEDAFWALVRLLSGHKHAMHGFFIPGFPKLMRFQEHHDRILKKMVPKLKQHLDNQEVFTSLYTMKWFFQCFLDRTPFTLTLRIWDIYILEGERVLPAMSYTILKLHKKHLMKLSMEELVEFLQVTLSKDFFFEDDYVVEQLQASMSELRRAKLELPAPGKDEEFPKKPLGQLPPELATAVVNHVANGQSHAEPAEQPRDPSPVPVHQQNSRRPSQSRRNSLENPFRHHKADKKDARSRRSEEIPTEQQKRATSTTPERGETPPPGRTPTPQLTSVDSGKPQSYANANHNSNAASSFIAPRWNKPSETKLEAVKAAAALENQLNRVSPGPSSPDNTALGHHRPRSKGFIPGSNRGSNASQYDNVPGLPEQNFEILELERPPSRMRTPRSETPFSVSSLQQSSPSHGLSLEGSVVSVASGPRIIKHPFPPPFSHNSPASVRARLPGRQHSPGRTTTEVPIFHPAYSVSLDHREDRLYAPPPQFPPPSTMAYGERAYATTQRQPHSLSPEKALMNNSFATYRRQPPPRSAQNYRSAKLPPEDSLHLETQGRSTPVYLQQLTSTTQLYGPMEYRSDGYQRGEANLQYRPEGRPWRTVDGLLWEPENELPPQSPGGMPRSPSFQRAQMSPLQEFTFPTNTDSQLHYRTQFQEQQPIIRQQLPQLFGGPHYRHAQEAFAMQESMLL
- the usp6nl gene encoding USP6 N-terminal-like protein isoform X3, with product MTSDTEQDAAVKLDQERAEIVAKYDKGKEATVEPWEDTNFHLYKVIDRFGFVHENELPSYDSVEQRQKHMEVERTSKWLKMLKSWDKYKNSEKLVRRIYKGIPLQLRGEVWCLLLDVPKIKEEKKDFYEKLKARARGLSPDIRQIDLDVNRTYRDHIMFMHRYDVKQQALFHVLTAYSMYNTEVGYCQGMSQITALLLIYMNEEDAFWALVRLLSGHKHAMHGFFIPGFPKLMRFQEHHDRILKKMVPKLKQHLDNQEVFTSLYTMKWFFQCFLDRTPFTLTLRIWDIYILEGERVLPAMSYTILKLHKKHLMKLSMEELVEFLQVTLSKDFFFEDDYVVEQLQASMSELRRAKLELPAPGKDEEFPKKPLGQLPPELATAVVNHVANGQSHAEPAEQPRDPSPVPVHQQNSRRPSQSRRNSLENPFRHHKADKKDARSRRSEEIPTEQQKRATSTTPERGETPPPGRTPTPQLTSVDSGKPQSYANANHNSNAASSFIAPRWNKPSETKLEAVKAAAALENQLNRVSPGPSSPDNTALGHHRPRSKGFIPGSNRGSNASQYDNVPGLPEQNFEILELERPPSRMRTPRSETPFSVSSLQQSSPSHGLSLEGSVVSVASGPRIIKHPFPPPFSHNSPASVRARLPGRQHSPGRTTTEVPIFHPAYSVSLDHREDRLYAPPPQFPPPSTMAYGERAYATTQRQPHSLSPEKALMNNSFATYRRQPPPRSAQNYRSAKLPPEDSLHLETQGRSTPVYLQQLTSTTQLYGPMEYRSDGYQRGEANLQYRPEGRPWRTVDGLLWEPENELPPQSPGGMPRSPSFQRAQMSPLQEFTFPTNTDSQLHYRTQFQEQQPIIRQQLPQLFGGPHYRHAQEAFAMQESMLL